TCTGCCAGTCGATCAACCGGGCCTGCTCGCCCCAGAATGCATCGCGCTCGCTGAGGGAGCGTTGGTAAAAGTCTGCATACGCCTGCATATTTGTCTCCGGTTTGTGTGAATTTGCATTCATAATTATGAATGCAGAACTGGCTGGAAACTGACTTTGACAGCCTTCCCTGGCATCCCTCCCCTCCCATCTGTCTTACTTTTACAAGGAATTTCCATGGCCCGCGAAGTTGTTGTTGTTAGCGCCGTACGTACCGCGATCGGAACCTTCGGCGGCAGCCTGAAGGACATCCCGCCCATCGACCTGGCCGCCCAGGTGGTGCGCGAGTCGCTGCTGCGCGCCCAGACCGAGGGGGCCGACGTGGGCCATGTGGTGTTTGGCCACGTGGTCAACACCGAGCCGCGCGACATGTATTTGTCGCGTGCGGCCGCCGTGCTGGGTGGCTGTGGTGAAGGCACACCCGCCTACAACGTGAACCGCCTGTGCGGCTCGGGCCTGCAGGCCATCGTGAATGCGGCGCAAAGCATTTTGCTGGGCGACACCGACATCGCCATCGGTGGCGGCGCTGAAAACATGACCCGTGCCCCCTACGCCGCCCTCAGCGCCCGCTGGGGCCAGCGCATGGGCGACGCCAAGCTGACCGACATGATGATCGGCGCGCTGCACGACCCCTTCCACAACATCCACATGGGGGTCACCGCCGAAAACATCGCCAAAAAATGGGGCATCAGCCGCGAAGACCAGGACGCGCTAGCGGTCGAAAGCCACCACCGGGCCGAGCGCGCCACCGCCGCCGGGTACTTCACCAGCCAGATCACGCCGGTGGTGCTGAAGAGCAAAAAGGGCGACACCCAGTTTGCCAGCGACGAGCACTTCCGCAGTGGCGTGACGATGGCCGACATGGCCAAGCTCAAGCCCGCGTTTGCCAAGGAAAACGGCACCGTCACCGCCGGTAACGCCTCGGGCATCAACGATGCCGCTGCCGCCGTGGTGCTGATGGACGCGGCCACCGCCAAAGCCCGGGGCCTGCAGCCGCTGGCCCGCCTGGTGGCCTACGCCCATGCCGGGGTGGACCCGCAGTACATGGGCATCGGCCCGGTGCCCGCCACCCGCCTGGCGCTGCAAAAAGCCGGGCTGACGGTGCAAGACCTGGATGTGATCGAAGCCAACGAAGCCTTTGCCGCCCAGGCCTGCGCGGTGAGCCGCGACCTGGGCCTGGACCCGGCCAAGGTCAACCCCAACGGCTCGGGCATTTCGCTGGGCCACCCCATCGGGGCTACTGGCGCGCTGATCACCGTCAAGGCGCTGTACGAGCTGCAACGCATCCAGGGCCGCTACGCGCTGGTGACCATGTGCATCGGCGGCGGCCAGGGCATTGCGGCAATTTTCGAACG
This sequence is a window from Rhodoferax sp. WC2427. Protein-coding genes within it:
- the bktB gene encoding beta-ketothiolase BktB; this translates as MAREVVVVSAVRTAIGTFGGSLKDIPPIDLAAQVVRESLLRAQTEGADVGHVVFGHVVNTEPRDMYLSRAAAVLGGCGEGTPAYNVNRLCGSGLQAIVNAAQSILLGDTDIAIGGGAENMTRAPYAALSARWGQRMGDAKLTDMMIGALHDPFHNIHMGVTAENIAKKWGISREDQDALAVESHHRAERATAAGYFTSQITPVVLKSKKGDTQFASDEHFRSGVTMADMAKLKPAFAKENGTVTAGNASGINDAAAAVVLMDAATAKARGLQPLARLVAYAHAGVDPQYMGIGPVPATRLALQKAGLTVQDLDVIEANEAFAAQACAVSRDLGLDPAKVNPNGSGISLGHPIGATGALITVKALYELQRIQGRYALVTMCIGGGQGIAAIFERC